In Synergistaceae bacterium, a genomic segment contains:
- a CDS encoding rubredoxin, with amino-acid sequence MKKYVCTVCGYVYDPAVGDPDNGIAPGTAFEDLPDDWTCPPCGVGKDMFEPE; translated from the coding sequence ATGAAAAAATACGTTTGCACAGTATGCGGTTACGTTTATGATCCAGCAGTCGGCGACCCTGATAACGGAATAGCACCCGGAACAGCGTTTGAAGATCTGCCCGACGATTGGACCTGCCCCCCTTGCGGTGTAGGTAAAGACATGTTCGAGCCGGAATAA